The Haloprofundus salinisoli genome includes a region encoding these proteins:
- a CDS encoding YqcI/YcgG family protein, producing the protein MDSDGLLFNQSELENAIETGELIAWKKQRYLEFRKTMRETRYPCHFAVQAERTDSARYLFAGDARNRDALLKVREGLRQYLERYQSIAKRTTLVIFFEPTTEDQSEQEYRDQFWRVLELLNRQDPEPWPSDVPDDPNDPEWEFCFSGEPMFIVGRAPFYTDRKSRYTPYGLEITIQPRRTLDDISGDTMEGQRARSVIRDRLTDYDDVEPHPDIGDYGDPSTREWKQYLLPTSNEEGLSEFPFEIDTE; encoded by the coding sequence ATGGATAGTGATGGGCTACTGTTTAATCAATCGGAATTGGAAAACGCGATAGAAACGGGAGAGCTAATCGCGTGGAAGAAACAGAGATATCTCGAGTTTAGAAAAACGATGCGGGAGACCCGTTACCCATGTCATTTTGCAGTCCAAGCTGAACGTACCGATTCCGCTCGGTACCTCTTCGCCGGGGATGCTCGTAATCGTGATGCGCTTCTCAAAGTGAGAGAGGGATTGCGACAGTATCTCGAACGGTATCAGTCAATAGCCAAACGAACGACTTTGGTGATTTTCTTTGAGCCTACTACTGAAGATCAAAGTGAACAGGAGTACCGTGATCAATTCTGGAGAGTTCTCGAACTCCTGAACAGGCAGGATCCGGAGCCATGGCCTAGCGACGTTCCTGACGACCCAAATGATCCCGAGTGGGAATTCTGCTTCTCCGGAGAACCGATGTTCATTGTCGGGCGCGCTCCGTTCTATACGGATCGAAAGAGCAGGTATACGCCATACGGACTAGAGATAACTATTCAGCCACGGAGAACACTCGACGATATTAGCGGAGATACGATGGAAGGCCAGCGAGCTCGTTCGGTCATCAGAGATCGGTTAACGGACTATGATGATGTCGAACCTCATCCTGATATTGGAGATTATGGCGACCCCAGCACTCGGGAATGGAAACAGTATCTCCTTCCAACATCGAACGAGGAGGGTTTGAGCGAATTTCCCTTCGAGATAGATACAGAATAA